A single region of the Lotus japonicus ecotype B-129 chromosome 4, LjGifu_v1.2 genome encodes:
- the LOC130713873 gene encoding chromatin modification-related protein eaf-1-like has protein sequence MSSSSNSTCAACRCIRRKCTEDCFLAPYFPADKPQRFACVHRVFGKSNIDKLLKELPESQRYGAVDSLVYESESRLRDPVYGCVGLISVMQKRLREMNAEIADAKKELGNYLGPEELKYVLANPGGEIPLNAAHDLLPFPASNMVVPVGIPVPIEQQLLEAQRVADEREVRDGQLPRGRQMGILDPMEQELFEAQQLADARQVVMSGQGGRQVVAKDSQLEELFEAQQMAWAMADIRRPCRGLVIREQQERELLEAQQLAVAQQVGMNMSGHGRGKQVMAQDPLEPELLAAYELAAQLTGMGGQGGGQVMAQDPQEQELLEVQQQVVMGGEGGRPRPQGRDYWEVQQQMAAQGAIMGEHEGRQVMFLDAQEKEYLEAQLLKQAIEESRQLELELQLQQQAMLWNYGEQAVGAGSSGGGGLGQEIEVTVHGGGGGGFHRGEASGSHQALFDNVGSNQMQQQQPQQGWVYHNQDHHVPHHPPIEAAQQEQGSNQMQQQQPQAQQGWVSLNQHHHVPHHPPIEAAQQEQGSNQMQQQQPQAQQGWVSLNQHHHVPHHPPIEAAQQEQGSNQMQQQQPQAQQGWVSLNQHHHVPHHPPIEAQQEQGSYQMQQQQPQQGEEYHHQDHHSPDNNSPVESQQGSNEIEQDPQQGSNQMELEPQEGSNQMELEPQEGGGEYHHQQQQTQQPMFAGLGAGRSVGPCC, from the coding sequence ATGTCATCGTCGTCGAATTCAACATGCGCGGCGTGCAGGTGCATTCGGCGGAAGTGCACGGAGGATTGCTTCTTGGCTCCATATTTCCCGGCGGACAAACCGCAACGGTTTGCGTGCGTGCACCGCGTGTTCGGCAAGAGCAACATAGATAAGCTACTGAAAGAGCTTCCAGAGTCGCAGCGCTATGGCGCGGTGGATTCGCTCGTGTACGAGTCGGAATCTCGCCTGAGGGACCCTGTTTACGGCTGCGTCGGGTTAATCTCGGTGATGCAGAAGAGGCTCCGCGAGATGAATGCTGAAATCGCCGACGCCAAGAAGGAGCTCGGGAATTACCTCGGCCCGGAGGAGTTGAAGTACGTGCTTGCTAACCCCGGTGGTGAGATACCCCTCAACGCCGCGCATGATCTTCTACCGTTTCCTGCCAGTAACATGGTGGTGCCGGTGGGGATTCCGGTTCCTATTGAGCAGCAGTTACTGGAGGCGCAGCGGGTGGCGGATGAGCGGGAGGTTAGAGATGGGCAACTCCCCCGCGGCAGGCAGATGGGGATTCTGGATCCTATGGAGCAGGAGTTGTTTGAGGCGCAGCAGCTGGCGGATGCGCGGCAGGTGGTTATGAGCGGGCAGGGAGGTAGGCAGGTGGTGGCGAAGGATTCTCAACTGGAAGAGTTATTTGAGGCGCAGCAGATGGCGTGGGCGATGGCGGATATACGTCGGCCGTGCCGCGGGTTGGTGATTCGGGAGCAACAGGAGCGGGAGCTTCTGGAGGCGCAGCAGCTGGCGGTGGCGCAGCAGGTTGGTATGAATATGAGCGGGCACGGACGTGGCAAGCAGGTGATGGCTCAGGATCCTCTGGAGCCGGAGTTATTGGCGGCGTATGAGCTGGCGGCGCAGCTGACGGGTATGGGCGGGCAGGGTGGAGGGCAGGTGATGGCTCAGGATCCTCAGGAGCAGGAGTTACTGGAGGTGCAGCAACAGGTGGTTATGGGCGGGGAGGGCGGCAGGCCGCGGCCTCAGGGGCGGGACTATTGGGAGGTTCAGCAGCAGATGGCGGCGCAAGGGGCGATTATGGGTGAGCACGAGGGGAGACAGGTGATGTTTCTGGATGCTCAGGAGAAGGAGTATCTAGAGGCTCAGCTGCTGAAACAGGCGATAGAAGAGAGTCGGCAGCTGGAGCtggagcttcagcttcagcagcAAGCTATGCTTTGGAACTATGGGGAGCAGGCAGTTGGTGCTGGcagtagtggtggtggagggttgGGTCAGGAGATTGAGGTTACTgttcatggtggtggtggtggcggttttCATCGGGGTGAGGCTTCTGGTTCCCACCAGGCTCTGTTTGATAATGTTGGTAGTAATCAGatgcagcagcagcagccacAGCAAGGTTGGGTTTACCATAATCAGGACCACCATGTTCCTCACCACCCTCCGATTGAGGCGGCACAGCAAGAGCAAGGCAGTAATCAGatgcagcagcagcagccacAGGCACAGCAAGGTTGGGTTTCCCTTAATCAGCACCACCATGTTCCTCACCACCCTCCGATTGAGGCGGCACAGCAAGAGCAAGGCAGTAATCAGatgcagcagcagcagccacAGGCACAGCAAGGTTGGGTTTCCCTTAATCAGCACCACCATGTTCCTCACCACCCTCCGATTGAGGCGGCACAGCAAGAGCAAGGCAGTAATCAGatgcagcagcagcagccacAGGCACAACAAGGTTGGGTTTCCCTTAATCAGCACCACCATGTTCCTCACCACCCACCGATTGAGGCACAGCAAGAGCAAGGCAGTTATCAGATGCAACAGCAGCAGCCACAACAAGGTGAGGAATACCATCATCAGGACCATCATTCTCCTGATAACAACTCTCCGGTTGAGTCACAGCAAGGTAGTAATGAGATAGAGCAGGATCCACAGCAAGGAAGTAATCAGATGGAGCTGGAGCCACAGGAAGGAAGTAATCAGATGGAGCTGGAGCCACAGGAAGGTGGGGGGGAGTACCATCATCAGCAGCAGCAAACACAGCAGCCGATGTTTGCGGGTCTTGGAGCGGGTAGGAGCGTCGGTCCTTGTTGTTGA
- the LOC130710092 gene encoding replication factor A protein 1-like — translation MSLRVDDVSKIDASKETWAIVVKVVRLWFTPSYSGSKLPSSLEMVLMDSKGCKIHASIRRTLVYRFKNQLFEGCVYQISFFGVCENGGDFRTTSHPYKVNFQMHTSVRLMVNTPITGKPFTFMPLSDVVFKDPDTSFLIDVIGILTGSSGEQEFEKHGKVQKRITLEIEQEGVRVEAAFFGKYVDEIVGQLASGDMTNAVVVVQFAKIKPFKGRPSIQNVYGATQILFNRAIDEAGPIRERFFETNGPAAKVICQLQDSAKLSPAEDFLKQNEGKTIEQIKDLAEKSVCVVFATIKFIPDDNSWYYPACKCNKKVYPAEDMYFCEACVRHVVTAIPKYKIRLRVMDAKDSTTFVLFDQEANNLLNKPCSELVEKCHKDPSDSQVPSEIMSLIDKSFLFKIEVDNSSNTWFEPSYKVKRICSDPEVISQFKNANPHLESSPPYMLLTTPSSGSVGQGSSSSFAKDLNEDFNVAGGLSSNNSPVADKSRGCREGSIVLAPVSELKMQFETQKKSNKGKAEILPKKDCLDVCKASNGAPGGSSTACYPYNLINEPAAIEASSKLVSGVNGSSPLENPELSATKHDDLAHDKEVKVPQKMKSVASKKNVSASSKKNVQDKALNVETEGIIKASLPYNVNSEKPLHVESNDSPPAKRPSPEANPISDNKKPLKMVKKEKI, via the exons ATGTCTCTCAGAGTTGATGATGTGTCCAAGATTGATGCTTCCAAAGAAACTTGGGCCATTGTTGTGAAGGTTGTAAGGTTGTGGTTTACTCCTAGCTACTCTGGATCTAAGCTCCCTTCATCGTTGGAGATGGTTTTGATGGACTCCAAG GGCTGCAAAATACATGCTTCAATCCGGCGTACTTTAGTCTACCGATTCAAGAATCAGTTGTTTGAGGGCTGTGTATACCAGATATCATTTTTTGGTGTTTGTGAGAACGGCGGTGATTTCAGGACGACCTCTCATCCATACAAGGTTAATTTTCAAATGCATACCAGTGTTAGGCTTATGGTTAACACCCCCATCACAGGAAAACCTTTTACCTTCATGCCTCTATCTGATGTTGTCTTCAAGGATCCTGACACATCCTTCCTCATAG ATGTCATAGGTATCTTGACTGGCTCCTCTGGTGAGCAGGAGTTTGAGAAGCATGGTAAAGTGCAAAAGAGGATCACACTAGAAATTGAACAGGAAGG AGTTCGTGTCGAGGCAGctttttttggaaaatatgtGGATGAAATTGTTGGGCAATTGGCTTCTGGGGATATGACGAACGCTGTAGTTGTTGTCCAATTTGCGAAGATAAAACCGTttaaag GGAGGCCTAGCATTCAAAACGTGTATGGGGCAACCCAAATTCTTTTTAATCGTGCTATTGATGAAGCTGGTCCAATTCGAGAAAGGTTTTTTGAGACTAATGGCCCTGCTGCTAAAGTCATTTGCCAGCTTCAGGATTCGGCAAAACTATCTCCAGCAGAGGATTTTCTAAAACAAAATGAAGGGAAAACCATTGAGCAGATTAAAGATTTGGCTGag AAATCTGTTTGTGTTGTGTTTGCCACTATTAAATTCATTCCTGATGACAACAGTTGGTATTACCCTGCTTGCAAGTGTAACAAAAAGGTGTACCCAGCTGAGGACATGTACTTTTGTGAAGCCTGTGTTCGCCATGTTGTTACTGCAATTCCTAAATACAAAATTCGTTTGAGGGTTATGGATGCTAAAGATTCGACAACCTTTGTTTTATTTGATCAAGAGGCCAACAATCTTCTTAATAAGCCATGTTCTGAATTGGTTGAAAAATGCCATAAG GACCCTAGCGATTCTCAGGTTCCGTCGGAGATTATGAGTTTGATTGATAAGTCATTTTTATTCAAGATTGAAGTTGACAATAGTTCCAACACATGGTTTGAGCCATCTTATAAGGTGAAGAGAATTTGTTCTGATCCTGAAGTCATTTCCCAATTTAAGAACGCAAATCCCCACTTAGAAAGCTCTCCTCCCTATATGCTTTTAACAACTCCTAGCTCAGGGAGTGTTGGCCAAGGATCTTCTTCAAGTTTTGCTAAG gaTCTTAATGAAGATTTTAATGTTGCTGGTGGGCTTTCTTCAAACAATTCTCCTGTTGCTGATAAAAGTAGAGGTTGTCGAGAAGGTTCTATAGTGTTGGCTCCTGTTTCTGAACTGAAAATGCAGTTCGAAACCCAAAAGAAATCCAACAAGGGAAAGGCAGAAATTCTACCTAAAAAAGAT TGTCTTGATGTTTGTAAGGCTTCGAATGGTGCTCCCGGTGGTTCTTCTACAGCCTGCTATCCATATAACTTGATCAATGAACCTGCTGCTATTGAAGCCTCTTCTAAATTAGTTAGTGGTGTTAATGGATCATCCCCCCTAGAAAATCCCGAGCTTTCAGCAACTAAGCACGATGATCTG GCTCATGATAAGGAGGTCAAAGTCCCACAAAAAATGAAATCAGTGGCTTCTAAAAAGAACGTTTCTGCTTCTTCTAAAAAGAATGTTCAG GACAAAGCTCTTAATGTTGAAACGGAGGGTATCATCAAAGCTTCCCTACCATACAATGTGAATTCTGAGAAACCTCTTCATGTGGAAAGCAATGATTCTCCTCCTGCTAAACGTCCTAGCCCTGAAGCAAATCCTATTTCTGACAacaagaagcctctgaagatggtcaagaaagagaaaatttgA